The Thermodesulfatator atlanticus DSM 21156 genome segment TGAAATTAAAATTGGCCAAGGGGCAAAACCAGGCATAGGAGGGCACTTGCCTGGTGAAAAGGTGACCGATGAAATATCTAAAACGCGCATGATTCCCGTTGGTTCTGATGCTATTTCCCCTGCCCCGCACCACGACATTTATTCCATTGAAGATTTGCGAGGTCTTATTTACGCCCTAAAAGAAGCTACCGAATACAAAAAGCTAGTCTTTGTCAAGATTGCCGCGGTGCATAACGCCCCTGCCATTGCTTCTGGCATTGTGCGTGCTGGTGCGGATGTGGTTGTCCTTGATGGCCTACGTGGTGGCACAGGGGCTGCCCCTACCATGTTTCGCGATTACGTGGGTATTCCCATTGAGCTTGCACTGGCTGCGGTTGATGAAAGGCTGCGTCAGGAAGGAATTCGCAATCAGGCTTCTTTGGTGGTTTCAGGAGGTATCCGCTGTAGTGCAGATGTGGTAAAAGCCATTGCTTTGGGGGCAGATGCTGTTTATATCGGCACACCGGCACTTATTGCCGTAGGGTGTACCATGTGTGGGCGCTGCTTTACGGGCAAATGTCCCTGGGGAATCGCCACCAATAACCCCGAGCTTATCAAGCGCCTTGATCCTGAGACCGCTTACGAAAAAATATACAACCTGGTCCATGGCTGGGCCCACGAAATCCAGGAACTCCTCGGAGCCATGGGGCTTAACTCCATAGAAAGCTTACGGGGCAACCGCGATAAACTGCGGGCTGTTGGTTTAAACGAGGTGGAACTCAGAATCCTGGGTGTAAAACACGCGGGAGAATAGCATATGGAAATATTTATCCCTAACAAAGAAATTTCAGGCTGCGGGTTATCCGGTGTAATAAACCGCAAAGGCGAGCTAATTAAGGGCGAGGTCATTATTGAATCCATTTGTTGCCAAATGGAACGGGGCAACGGTCTTGGCGCAGGTTATGCTGCTTACGGCATCTACCCCGAGTTTGCAGACCACTATTGCCTACATGTTATGGCTGACAGCAAGCACGCCCTAAAAGAAGTTGAAGAAATACTCGCCCGTAAATGCTACCTTGCTCATCAGGAAAAGATACCTACCAGGCCTGTTCCAGGTATTGTTTCGCCACCAAGATTTTATCGCTATTTTGTTAAGCCTCGCTATGAGGGAGATATCCGAGAGATATGTGAAGGCACCCCTGACGAAGACGACTACATGGTAAACCTGGTAATGAAAATTAACCGCGAGATCGACGGTGCCTACATTATCTCCTCTGGGCGTAACATGGGGGCCTTTAAAGGCGTAGGATTTCCCGACCAAATAGCAGAATTTTTTAGACTTGAAGAGTATTCTGCTTATATTTGGACGGCGCATAATCGCTTCCCCACTAATACCCCGGGCTGGTGGGGTGGGGCCCATCCCTTCACTATTCTAGACTGGTCTATTGTTCACAACGGTGAAATTTCAAGCTATGGAACTAACCGTCGCTATCTTGAAATGTTTGGTTATCATTGCACCCTGCTTACAGACACCGAGGTAGTGGCCTACCTCCTAGATTTGCTTATCAGACGGCATACCCTGCCCATTGAGCTTGCTTGTATGGCCCTTGCGCCTCCTTTTTGGCAAGAAATAGACCGAATGGAGGAACCAGAGAGAAGCGTCTGTACTGCAATAAGGGCGGTGTATGGTGGTGCCATGTTAAATGGCCCCTTCGCTATTCTTTTTGCTTACAATGGCGGTCTTGTTGGATTAAATGACCGGGTCAAACTAAGACCTCTAGTGGCTGCTAAAAAGGGCGATTTTTACTACATGGCCAGCGAAGAAGCAGCTATCCGCTCTATTTGTCCGGATCCCGATGAGGTCTGGTGCCCCAAGGCCGGAGAACCTGTAATCGTTGAGCTTGAGCCAAACGTGATCCCTAATCAACGGAGTTATTTACGCGGAGAGCCTTTAAAGATTTCAGCGCCGATATGTCGTATGCCTCTCTCTCTAGAAGACGAAGAAGAGGATTAAGGAGAAAGGTATGGCTTATGAGATAGATGCTAAAGATTTGCACTACCGGGAATTAAACCAGCTTATCCGTAAAGCTATTTCTCAGGGAGAAAAACACCTGGTTATAAAAAATGTAAATGGCCAGCGCTATCTAGCCGCGGGAGTTTCCGCTGAAGTAGATATTGACGTGTATGGCGTTCCAGGGCTTGATCTTGGAGCTTTTATGAGGGGACCCCGTATCAGGGTTCATGGGAACACCCAGGACGGCGCCGGCAATACCATGGACGATGGAAAGATCATCATCGAAGGCATGGCTGGTGATGTAGTAGGTTATGCCATGCGCGGGGGAAAAGTCTTTGTGGCTTCAGATGTTGGTTATCGCGTAGGCATTCACATGAAGGCCTATATGGATAAAATCCCCGTTCTGGTTATTGGTGGTAAAGCTGGGGATTTCCTCGGGGAATACATGGCTGGGGGTATCATTGTCCTGCTGGCTATGAACTCGCGTTATCCGGAACGCCAGCCTGCGGGAATTTTCCTCGGCACGGGAATGCATGGGGGCACAATCTACGTACGCGGTGGCATTTCTGAAACACAACTCAGCCCGGTTTTAAAGATTGAAGAAATAGACGAAAGAGATGAAAAGATATTAGCAGAAATCCTTAAAGAATATGCCCAGGATTTAAGTTTCAACTTTGATGAAATTATGTCAGAAAAATTCTATAAGATAAGGCCTAAAACACATCGTCCTTATGGGAAAATGTATGCCTACTAAAGCCAAAAGATATGCAGAAGCAGGTGTTAATATCGAGGCTGCTGATCGTTTAGTGGCCAAGATCAAGAATCTGGCCTCTTCCACCTTTCGTAAAGGAGTTTTAACCCAGATTGGTGGTTTTGCGGGGCTTTTTGCCCTTGATGTTGAGCGCTATCAACGGCCGGTTTTGGTTTCCGCGACCGATGGTGTGGGTACGAAGATAAAAGTGGCAGCCATGGCAGGCAAGCATAAGGGCATTGGCATTGATCTCGTCGCCATGTGCGTGAACGATATCATTGTTACCGGGGCTGCCCCGCTATTTTTCCTGGATTACCTGGCTTTTGGCAAAATAGACGAAAATATCGCCCTTGAGCTTATTGAAGGCATTACCCAGGGATGCAAAGAAGCCGATTGCGCCCTTATTGGCGGTGAAACCGCTGAGATGCCTGGAATGTATGCTGAGGGAGAATACGATTGCGTTGGTTTTACTGTAGGTGTGGTAGAAAGAGACGCTATCATTGATGGCTCAGAAATTTCCGTAGATGATATTGTTTTGGGCCTTGCTTCAAATGGCCTTCATAGCAATGGTTTTTCGCTTGTAAGAAAAATTATCTTCGAAGAGCTTGGTCTTTCGCTTGATGACAAACCAGAAGGTCTTGATGTTCCCCTTGGCGAGGAGCTTCTTAAGCCCACGAGAATTTACGTAAAAGCAATAACAGGACTTCTGCGCCAGGGATACCAACTAAAAGGCCTTGCTCACATTACCGGCGGAGGCTTTTTTGATAACATTCCCAGGGTTTTACCCCGTGGTTGTAAGGCAGTGATCAAAAAAGATGCCTGGGAAATGCCTGCTGTTTTTAAATTTCTCCAAGAAGCAGGGAAAATCCCTGAAGAAGAGATGTTTCAAACTTTTAATTGTGGCATAGGAATGATACTTATCGTCTCTCCAGAAAAAGTCCAGGATGTCAAACTCATTTTAAAAGGCCTTCAGGAGCAAGTTTATGAGATCGGCCATATAGAAGCCCGTCATGAGAATGAACCTCCTGTTATTTTGATTTAAAATGCCTACTATTTTGGTTTCAGCTTGTCTCATTGGGTTATGTACCCGCTACGATGGCACTTCCAAGCCTTCGCCTTTTATCCAAGGGCTTTTGAAAAACCACATTTTGATTCCTTTTTGTCCTGAGCAACTTGGAGGGCTTAAAACACCGAGGCCTCCTGCTGAGCTTTCGGGAGGGGATGGGTTTGCGGTGCTGGGGAAGAAAGCAAAGGTCATCACCTGTCACGGAGAAGATGTAACGCAGGCCTTTATCAAAGGAGCAGAAGAAGCGGCCAAGCTTGCTAAGCTTTACCATGCTGAAAAAGCCCTGGTTAAGGCGCGAAGTCCTTCTTGTGGGTTAACCCCGGTGGTAGGAGTCGCAGCGGCCAGGTTAATTCTTGAAGGGCTTAGCTTAGAAGAAATTGATTAATAAATCTCAAGCACAAATTGGCCGCAATACCTGCCAGGATATCGTCCATCATAATGCCGATCCCACCTGGAAGTTTTTCCCCGAGCTTTATGGGAAGGGGCTTCCAAATGTCAAATAACCTGAAAAAAAAGAACCCTAGGATAAGATTAAGAGGAGAGATGTTGAAAGAAACCAAAGTAAGCCATTGTCCTGCTATTTCATCAATGACTACTTCTTGGGGGTCTTTGTCTTTTTTTTGGGCATAAATTTCTGAAGCCCAAATTCCAGAAAGTATTAAAACTATGGCAATTAAACTTTGTAATAACGCGTTCAGATATGGCCCAAACAAAGCGTAGAAAGCTACTGCTCCTATGGCCCCCCAAGTGCCAGGGGCTTTGGGAAGGAACCCTAAACCGCCACCTGTTGCAATTATGCGAGCTAACTTTTCTTTTTCCAAGTTTTTTCCATTAAACAGGTCAAGAATATTTACAAACAGCCGATAAAAATTGTTACTAGGAGCAAAATGATATTTCAAATGTCATGCGAGCTAAGCAATTTTATGAAATTGCTTTGTCGGTTTTACAATCATTCTCGCGATGACTTTGTTAGCTAAAACTTCAGCCTTAGCATGATGATAGCACCAGAAAATGACTATACCAAAAAAATTAACTGGAAAGAAATCTGTCAGGAACTAAAAGATAAAGATTTGCCGTGTACCCGTGAAGTTTTAAGTCTTTTAGAAACTCTTGATCCTGAAGATGAAATTTCATTCCAAGAACTAGCCTCATACATTTTGAAAGACTACGGACTCACCAAAAAAGTTATCCAGCTTGCCAATTCCTGTTTCCATAACCCTTCAGGAACAGAAATTGTAACTGTTTCAAGAGCGCTTCTTTTCTTGGGCTTAGACACGGTTAAAGAGATTGTTTTGGTATCTAGCTATCTTGAAGAAGTGGTGAAAAATATCTCCCCTGAGAATAGACATCAGGTATTAAGGCTTTTGAGTCAGAGTTTTCTGGTGGCTTTTTTCGGAAATCGTGTGGCCTCTTTTATTAATTTGGCCTCTGAGGAACTTTTTGTACAGTTTCTTTTCCATCGCCTGATGCGTTTATTGTTGGCGCTACATTTTCCCAAAGTTTATGAGACGGTTGAGCAAATAGAAAAAAGCAATCCCTCTTTAGTAAGGGAAAAGCTTTATTGGTTGGGAGTTCGTTTGAGTCGAGAATGGTCCCTGCCTTCTGCGCTAAAAGAAACCCTAGAAGGTTCACCTAAATCTTCAGAAAAAGGACACCCTGCTTATCTTGTAGAAAAAATTACTTTTGTGACTGAAAATTTGCTTAAAGGTAAGAAGTTTTCTCTGGCAATGGAAGAACTTAAAAAAGACTTAAAAGTTGATCTGGAAGAAGAAGTTCTTAAAAAATCTTTTGAAGATGCCGTCAAAGCCGGCGTGGAACTATACAAGCCATTTGAAGATTTCTTGTTATCCAGAGAGAACAAAGCTTTTGAGGAAAGCCCTTCTGAGGACATAAAAAACCTCTCCCGGGAAGAACTTTTCCAGCAGGCCTTGTCTGAAATCACTAGCTATTTAGCCAGCCATAACGAATATCAAAAAGTTATCTTCATGGTAATTGAAACCATAAAAAGGGTAATGGAAACCGAGGCGGTTTTTTTCGGAGTGTACAATCCTGGAGAAAATAAAATCTCTTTGAGATTTGGAGTCGGCAAAACAAAAAATTTGTTAAGAGGCAAGTGCTTTTTCGCCGGAGAGGTTTTGAAAGAGATCTTTGCCAAGAAAGTAGAATGGACAAGCCGCGTGGACGCTGTGCCAGAGCTTTGGCATATTGCAACATTTAAAGACAGAGATGTTTTGTTTTCTCCTGTTTATATTCGCAACAAGCCATTAGGGATGATTCTTGCCTTTCGCAATGAGCCCTTTTCAAATGATGAAAAAGGAAAATTAAACATTTTGCGCAACCTTATCTCCTTAGCCATCGATAAATCTCTTTCCCAAACATAAATCTCTAAGAATTTCCCCCTTGCGAAAAATTTCCTTTAATTGAGAAACAGTTGACAAATAAAATTGAGAAGCGTATAGCGAAATAGTAGCTACCTTTTGTGGAGGGAGGAAAATGGCTGATCACAATAACAAAAAAATTGCCGTAGTGCTTTGTGATTGTGGCGGACTACTTGAAGAAAAAATCGATTTCAAAAAACTTAAGTCATACGCCCAAAACCTTCCTCAGGTAGAAGAAGTTTTTAATTTTTCTGATTTTTGCAAAAGTCCCGAAGAAAAACTCGCTTCGTATAAAAATTCGTTTAGTCATTTAATTTTTGCGGGGTGCTCTGAACGCTCTTCTTTGCTTTTCGATGAAAACCGCCTGCAAAAACTATTGAGCTATCTTGGGATAGATCAAGGCTTTGCTGAAGTCGTTAACCTCAAAGAACAGTGTGCTATGGTGCATGATGATTATGCTGCTACTACCGCTAAGGCCCTTGATCTTCTCCAGATGGCCTATGAAAAAGTATTGACCAATCTCCCTGCGCACCAAACCCAAAGTATCAAGAAAAAAGTTTTGGTAGTCGGGGGTGGTGTTTCTGGGCAAAGCTGTGCCAAAAGCCTTGCAGATCTTGGTGTTGACGTAACCCTTCTGGAACAAAAGCCTTATCTTGGGGGGCATGCCTGTGAAATTCCCTTGCTTTGGCAATCTGAGGGCTATCCTTCGGTATGTACCAGCGAGTGTATAGGCCCTGTCATAGGGCGAGAAACCCTTTTGCGGGACAAAATCGAACTGTTACTTTCTTCCAAAATAACCGACGTTAAAAAGAACGGGCCGAATTTTCAGGTAACCATAACAAAAGATCCCCTTTACGTTGACCCTGCCAAGTGTGTCTCTTGCGGGAAGTGTGCTGAGGTTTGCCCTGAGGAAGTCCCGAATGCCTTTGACCTTGGGCTTAAAAAGCGCAAGGCTATTGACAAAGATTTTCCTTTGGCTCTCCCTGACACGTATAATCTTTTGATGGATTATTGTACCAAATGCGGCAAATGCGTAGAGGTTTGCCCTACAGGAGCCATTGCTCTTGATGCTCAGGCAGAAGTAATAACCGAAGAGTTTGGCGCGGTAGCCCTTGCCACGGGTTTTTCTTCTTACGATATGTCAGTCTTTGAAAACCTTTCTTATCACCTGCCTAATGTGGTCACCATGCTTGAGTTTGAGAGGCTCTGGGCCAATAAGTTTTCAGGAAAACCTCCCATCAGCATAGCCTTTGTCCTCTGCCAGAAAGATCAGGTGGGCTATTGTTCAAGGCTCTGTTGTCTTGCGGCCATGAAACACGCAGTCAGGCTTTCCATGGCCTACTTGGGGACTGAAGTAAACGTTTATTACAAAAGCCTGCGCACTTGTGGGCGGGCTTTTGAGGCCTTTCGTCGGGAAGCGGAAGAAAAAGGCGTGGGCTTTTTAGAAACAGAAGTTTCCAAAATCGAGCCAGGCGAAGAAGGTTGGCTCAAAGTTGTTACCTCTAACGGCGAATTTGAAGCTGATTTGGTAGTGCTTGCAGAGCCCCTTGTGCCCTCTGGTGCAAGGCTTGCCAAGATGTTTGGGGTGGAGCTTGACCAGTTTGGTTTCCCCTATGAGTTTCAGCCAAGGGTTATTAACCCCCTTGAAACTTATGTGGAAAGAGTCTTTGCCGTGGGATGTGCCAAGGGCTTTAAAGATGTGCAGGAAAGTGTGGAATCCGGTGAAGCCGCGGCCCTTAAAATTTATAAAGCCCTGGGCGACAAAGAGCAAAAATACGTTTCGGTGGTGGACGAAGAAAAATGCTCACGCTGCGGCATGTGTGTGGCTGCCTGCCCTCACGGGGCCATTTCTTTTTCAGATACTGGAGCCAAGATAGAAGCTTCTTTTTGTAAGGGCTGTGGCCTGTGCTATGCCACTTGTGGCTCAAAAGCCATAAGATTGTTAAATCTTGAGGACTATCAGCTTCTCAAGATGGCTGAAGTGGCCTTTAAAAACGCTGGCAAAGATACCCCAAGAATTCTAGCGTTTCTTTGTTATTGGTGTTCATATGCCGCAGGAGACCTTATGGGGGTTTATGGGCAGAAACTTCCTGAGAGCTTTCGCAGTATTCGCATTCGCTGTTCAGCTTCTTTTAACCCCGAAGTAGCTGTGGAAATTCTGATGCGGGATTTAGCCGATGCGGTTTTGGTGGCAGGGTGCCCGCCTAAAAATTGTCATCATATCTGGGGAAATGATATGGAAACCCGGCGTTTTAAACTTTTGAACAAGCTTTTTAAGGATGCCGGAGTCAACAAAATCGCCAGATGGGAGCATATAGGTGTTACCATGTGGCCCAAGCTGGCTAAAGTATTACGTTCTATGCACCAGGAAATATCCCAAAATCAGCCTTAAGTTGATTCAAGGCGCGAAAGAAGTTTGTAGCCACGGGCGGTTTCTTTAAAAAATTTTGCTATTTCACGGGGGTCGTCTAAAACCGTGAATAAATCAAGGTCTTCTTTGGAGATCATGCCCTCGTGAAGAAGCCTTTTTTTCATCCAATCCACCAGGCCTTCCCAGAATTTGCTTTCAACGAGAACAATGGGTACAGGCCTAATTTTGTGGGTTTGCACTAAAGTCACGATCTCAAAAAACTCATCAAGTGTGCCAAACCCGCCTGGAAGACACATAAGGCCTACGGCGTATTTAGCCATCATGACTTTTCTCACAAAGAAATAGCGAAATTCGAGTTTTATATTGGCGTAAGGGTTTGCCTGTTGTTCGCGAGGCAAGCGAATGTTTAGCCCTACAGAGTAAGCACCCGCTTCTGCTGCTCCTTTGTTAGCAGCTTCCATGATGCCTGGGCCACCTCCGGTGATAACCGAGAAGCCTTCTTTGGCTAGGAGCCGGGCAATTTCTTCAGCCTTTTGATAATAGGGATGTCCAGGCCTCACCCTGTTTGAGCCAAACACTGTTATGGCTGGATATACTTTGGGAAGCTCTTCAAAGCCTTCTACAAACTCGGCCATTATCTTAAAAAGTCGCCAGGATTCTTTAGCTGCCAAGCCGTTTAAGACGTATTGTTTGTCATCAATACCTTTCAATGCCAGCCTCCTTTTTATTCGTTTCGGGAAGATATGAACGGATCCCTTTCGGATGTTTCGTTATACATGTCTTTCAGGATTCGTAAAGAATGAATCTCACAATCAGCAACGCGTAACAAAAATCGTTCTATGAGTTTACCTGCTTGATTAATGTTTTCGGCATACGGCCTTAAGCATTTTAACCTTGAAGGTTTCAGTTTGCTTATATGGCGTAAAAAGGCAAGAGTGCTAGGCCAGAGAAGATAGTCGTTTTCATGGGCACAGGCCCTGCAGAGGACCCCGCCTTCTTCAAAGGAGAAATAAACTTCTTCCTGCAAGATTTTGCCACATTGCAAGCAATGGGTTCCTAAATGGGGGCTGAAGCCGCTTTCCCTTAACAGGGCTAGTTCAAAATTCAATTTTAACAGGGACCAGGGGGCCTTTTTTTCTGCCAGACAAGAGATGGCTTCACAGGCAAAAGGGAAAAAGTTTTTTCCTGCCCCGGGCTTAAAAAATGTTTCCAAAAGTTCTCCCAAATAAGACGCCTGAAAAAAGGCACCATAATCTAGACGAAGGGGCTCAAAGGGTTCGATAAGATCTGCTTGATCAAGAAAGGGCGCAAGGTGTCTTTTCCCTCCACGCAAGTGGGCCTTGATAAGGGTAAAAGGCTCAAGAGTGTTGACAAAGCGTTTGCGGCTTTTGCGTGCCCCTTTAGCTATAGCTGCTAAGCGGCCTTTCTCAGCGGTTAGAAAGGAAAGAAAGACGTCTTTTTCCGCAACAGTTTGGGCGTTTAAAACTAAGGCGGTAGCTATGAAATTCAAGATTTCTCAGAGGGCAAAGTTTTAGTTTCTGATGGTTTTTGCTCAGGAAAAATCAACCCCGTTTCAGGAAGAGCTTCTTTCTTTAAGGGAATTTCTTCTATTTGGGGTAATGTTTCCGGGGATTTTTGTTCTTTTTTGGTAAAAAAGTAGTATCCAGCAATGACAACAGCTATAAGTACCACTACACCGATAATCCAAACCCAGGGAAACTTTTTGGGTTCAACGTAAGCAGCCTCTTCGCGCACTTTTTCTTCCTTATGGCGGCGATAAGGGGCGTAAGCCTCTTCAAAACGCAAAAGGGCTTCGTTAGGATCAAGACCGATGGTCTCACAATAGTTTCTGATAAAACCTTTGATGTATATTTCAGCAGGAAGGATTTCCCAGTTTTCTGCCTCTAAGGCCTCAAGAGCCCTTATGCCAATCTTAGTCTGGGCAGAAATGTCTTTCAGGGTAAAGCCTCTTATTTCACGCTGATGTCTTAAGAATTCCCCGAATCCGGTCTTTTCTCTTTCTTCAGTCATTAAAGTAAGATCCTTATGTAAGCTTGTTCTCTTAGTTCTTTAAGCCAGTTATTGAGTGCTTGATCAATTTTTTCTTGTCGAAGCTTATTTTCAATTTCTTTTTTTACTTCTGTCAAGGCTTTTGTGCCCTCTTTTTTGACATTTATAATTCTAAAAATTTGCCAACTATTTCCTACTTTAATCGGTTTGCTAAATGCTCCTGGTTTTAAGCCAGCAAGAGTTTTTCGCACCTGAGGGGCAAGTTCATCCAAGGAAAACGATCCCAACCCTTTACCACTTTCCGGAATATCAGAATATTTTTCAGCCACTTGGGCGAAGTGTTTACCTGCTAAAAGTTCTTGATAAGCCTTTTGGATCCTCTTTTCAGCGTCTTTTCCGTTGGTGATAATGGCTGCCAGTTCGTATTTGGTCTTTTGTTCCGAGAGATAGTGTTTGCGGTAGTAGCGCTCGATTTCTTCTGGGGTAACAACTATTTGCTGGATCCTGCTCTGTACAAGCTTTATGCGCTTGATCTGCTTGGCAACCTGCTTTCGATATTCATCGAAAGTTAGTCCCTGTGACGCTAAAAGCTTGCGCAACTCTTTGTCATCTAAGCCATTTTGTTGTTTAAAATGTTCGATAAACGTTTTAATTTCTTCGTCAGAGGCCTTGATTCCTCGTTTTTCAATTTCTTGTTCAATGAGTTTTTCATCTATAAGCTGCTTTAATACTTTTTTGCGGATTTCTTGTTTTATTTGTTCTCGTTGGATTGGATCTTTTACGCCTTGAAGATATTGCTTAAAAAGCGGAGCAGCCGCCTGATCTAGCTCAGAAAGCGTGATAACGTCATCATTAACCACAGCCACTATACGGTCAACAATCTTTGCCTGGCTGATTTTGACAAAAAATATTCCGCAAATGAACAAAACTAAAAAAATCTTTTTCATTTTGCCTCCGAAGGAACCAATTGTGCCTAAAGCTAGCGGGCATTTTAACCAAAAAAATTCACCTTTGCTAAGAAAGCTTCTCCCCTTCCATTTTAAGTGAGCGGTGAAATTGAAAAAGAAAGGACAAAAGCTCGTCTAAGAAATTTTGAGGATCAAGCGCCATGATAACGCGCTTGTCTTTGGTGATGCGCAGGTTAAGCCCTCTTTTTTTGGCCTCTTTGCGCAAGGCGCTCTCTGGAACATCCGCAGAAGGGTCAAAGAAAAAGATAATTTCCCGGCCGCGGCGGTCTAATTTGCGGACTCGCAGGGGGCGCAAAAGCACCTTGAGATAAGAAAGCTTGATGAGATTTTCCACCTCTGGGGTAAAAGCGCCAAATCTGTCTTCTATTTCACGGGCCAGTTCATCGACTGTTTCTTCATCTCGGGCAAGTGCCAAACGCCGATAAAGGTGGAGCCTTTGTTCCACGTCTGGCACATAACCAGGGGGAAAATAAGCGGGAATTTTTAGGTTAACATCTGGCTCTATGGTTTCATCTAAAGGTTTTCCGCGGATTTCGTCGATGGTTTGTTTGAGAATATCTAGATAAAGATCGTAGCCCACCGCAGCCACGTGGCCTGATTGAAAAGTTCCAAGCAGGTTCCCTGCCCCACGGATTTGGAGATCACTCATTGCCAGTTTAAAACCTGCGCCAAGTTCTGAAAATTGCATAAGGGCCTTTAGGCGACGCTCTGCCTCTTCTGAAAGCCCTGAAAGCGAAGGGACAAGAAGATAAGCATAGGCCTGGACGTTTCTGCGACCAA includes the following:
- a CDS encoding LOG family protein encodes the protein MKGIDDKQYVLNGLAAKESWRLFKIMAEFVEGFEELPKVYPAITVFGSNRVRPGHPYYQKAEEIARLLAKEGFSVITGGGPGIMEAANKGAAEAGAYSVGLNIRLPREQQANPYANIKLEFRYFFVRKVMMAKYAVGLMCLPGGFGTLDEFFEIVTLVQTHKIRPVPIVLVESKFWEGLVDWMKKRLLHEGMISKEDLDLFTVLDDPREIAKFFKETARGYKLLSRLEST
- the recO gene encoding DNA repair protein RecO, with translation MNFIATALVLNAQTVAEKDVFLSFLTAEKGRLAAIAKGARKSRKRFVNTLEPFTLIKAHLRGGKRHLAPFLDQADLIEPFEPLRLDYGAFFQASYLGELLETFFKPGAGKNFFPFACEAISCLAEKKAPWSLLKLNFELALLRESGFSPHLGTHCLQCGKILQEEVYFSFEEGGVLCRACAHENDYLLWPSTLAFLRHISKLKPSRLKCLRPYAENINQAGKLIERFLLRVADCEIHSLRILKDMYNETSERDPFISSRNE
- a CDS encoding helix-turn-helix domain-containing protein, with the translated sequence MTEEREKTGFGEFLRHQREIRGFTLKDISAQTKIGIRALEALEAENWEILPAEIYIKGFIRNYCETIGLDPNEALLRFEEAYAPYRRHKEEKVREEAAYVEPKKFPWVWIIGVVVLIAVVIAGYYFFTKKEQKSPETLPQIEEIPLKKEALPETGLIFPEQKPSETKTLPSEKS
- a CDS encoding SurA N-terminal domain-containing protein, with product MKKIFLVLFICGIFFVKISQAKIVDRIVAVVNDDVITLSELDQAAAPLFKQYLQGVKDPIQREQIKQEIRKKVLKQLIDEKLIEQEIEKRGIKASDEEIKTFIEHFKQQNGLDDKELRKLLASQGLTFDEYRKQVAKQIKRIKLVQSRIQQIVVTPEEIERYYRKHYLSEQKTKYELAAIITNGKDAEKRIQKAYQELLAGKHFAQVAEKYSDIPESGKGLGSFSLDELAPQVRKTLAGLKPGAFSKPIKVGNSWQIFRIINVKKEGTKALTEVKKEIENKLRQEKIDQALNNWLKELREQAYIRILL